From one Lotus japonicus ecotype B-129 chromosome 3, LjGifu_v1.2 genomic stretch:
- the LOC130742398 gene encoding cytosolic sulfotransferase 14-like — MSSWCFINKIKPPSLPILMIEEAFDMFCNGVVGFGPFWNHMLGYWNESRERPNKVLFLKYEDMKEDPEFYLKKIAEFLGCPFSLEEESGGVIENIIDLCSFEKMKELEVNKSGTFARNFKNKFLFRKGEIGDFVSYLSPSMVEKLSKVMEEKLGGSGLSFRVNSQ; from the coding sequence ATGTCTTCTTGGTGTTTTATCAACAAAATCAAACCACCTTCCTTACCCATATTGATGATTGAGGAGGCTTTTGACATGTTTTGTAATGGGGTGGTTGGGTTTGGCCCCTTTTGGAATCACATGTTGGGTTATTGGAATGAGAGCAGGGAGAGACCAAACAaagttttgtttttgaaatatGAGGACATGAAAGAAGATCCTGAATTTTACTTGAAAAAAATTGCTGAGTTCTTGGGTTGCCCTTTCTCCTTGGAGGAGGAAAGTGGGGGTGTAATTGAGAACATAATTGATTTGTGTAGCTTTGAGAAGATGAAGGAATTGGAGGTAAATAAATCTGGAACATTTGCCAGGAATTTCAAAAACAAGTTCTTGTTCAGGAAGGGTGAAATTGGTGATTTTGTTAGTTATCTTTCACCTTCCATGGTGGAGAAATTATCCAAAGTCATGGAAGAGAAGCTAGGTGGATCTGGTTTGTCATTTAGAGTGAACTCTCAATAG